TCGGCCTGCGCGACGTCACCCTGGTCCAGAACGACGCCGGTACGGCCCAACTCCTCGTGGGCGTACGCGACGAGCGCGTCGGCCGCCTGGTGCTCACCTCCTGCGAGGCACTGGACAACTACCCGCCCGGCGTCCAGGGCAGGACCCTGTACGCGGCGAGCCGCGTCCCGGGCGGCCTCTTCCTACTGCTCCAGTCCTTCCGGGTGCCCTTCCTCGTCCGGATGGGGACCTCGCTGGGCGGGATGGCGCGGCACCCGATCCCGTACGCGCTCGTACGCCGCTGGTACCGGCCCCTGCTCACCCGGCGCGCGATCCGCCGGGACCTCGCCTCGTTCCTCCGCGGCACGGAGAAGCGCACGTACCTCGAAGCGGCCGGGAGGCTCCGGGAGTTCGACCGGCCGGCGTTGGTCGCCTGGGGTGCCGAGGACCGCATGATGCCGCCCGCCACGGGCCGCCGTCTCGCCGAACTCCTGCCGCGCGGGCGCTATGTGGAGATCCCCGACGCGGGCACCCTCGTCCAGCTGGACAACCCCGGCGCCCTCTGCGCGGAACTGCGCCTCTTCATCGGTGAGAGCGCCAGGGAGTCCCGGTGAACCGCGCCACGCCTCACCACGCCCGCCCCCGCCTCACCACCGCCCGGCCCGGCCTGAGCCGGCCCGGTCGGCCCGGCCTGTCGCCCGGTCGGCCGCGCTACACCGCCCCGAGCTCCGCCGCGCCGAAGGACACGTCGAAGCGGTCGCACCAGATGGTGACGCTGGAGTAGTCGGCGATGTCCACCCCGGCGGGGACCGGGTAGTTCTGGTCGCCCTTGTTGCCCTTGAGCCTGCCGAGACTGACGTACCGGCCGTCGTCGAAGACCCGCCAGCCGGGCGTGCCCTCCTTCACCGGGGCGTCGGTCAGCCAGACGCGCAGGTCCGGGCCGTTGCTGGTGTCGAGGTTCTCCAGGCGGAGGAGGTGCGAGCCGTCGGGCAGGCGGACGAGCCTGACCGTGCCCGTGGTCGCGTGCTCGTGGCTGATCAGGTCGCCCCGGGCGACCGCCTTCGGGCCGGCCGGGGCCGCGGGGCCGCCCGTGGCCCCC
This sequence is a window from Streptomyces sp. NBC_00691. Protein-coding genes within it:
- a CDS encoding alpha/beta fold hydrolase, whose amino-acid sequence is MSEIELSAGVIDYTDTGEDGGEDGGEDGGEDGGGDGAAGGRTADKHVVVLVHGLGFDESVWDAVVEELRGDFRVVVPVLPLGSHRRPMRPDADLSAHGIAALLAEFLERLGLRDVTLVQNDAGTAQLLVGVRDERVGRLVLTSCEALDNYPPGVQGRTLYAASRVPGGLFLLLQSFRVPFLVRMGTSLGGMARHPIPYALVRRWYRPLLTRRAIRRDLASFLRGTEKRTYLEAAGRLREFDRPALVAWGAEDRMMPPATGRRLAELLPRGRYVEIPDAGTLVQLDNPGALCAELRLFIGESARESR
- a CDS encoding DM13 domain-containing protein, whose product is MLAAGLVALTPVLIAGAYWFQPWKLWQDDRVHEAFPTAPASRGDAARSSAPGATGGPAAPAGPKAVARGDLISHEHATTGTVRLVRLPDGSHLLRLENLDTSNGPDLRVWLTDAPVKEGTPGWRVFDDGRYVSLGRLKGNKGDQNYPVPAGVDIADYSSVTIWCDRFDVSFGAAELGAV